In a single window of the Ruminococcus albus 7 = DSM 20455 genome:
- a CDS encoding sugar kinase translates to MAKIVTMGEIMLRLSTSNNEKFIQADEFDVNYGGGEANVAVSLANYGHDAEFITAVPDNPIGACAVAALRKYGVKTDNIAKCGERLGIYFLETGASMRASNVVYDRAHSSIATATASNFDFDKIFADADWFHFTGITPAISDLAAEVTEEALKAAKKHGVTVSVDLNFRKKLWTSEKAQKVMTNLMQYVDVCIGNEEDAEKVLGFKPGETDVTKGELELAGYVDIFNRMIDKFGFKYVISSLRESHSASDNDWSACIMDGSTREFYHSRKYHIKPIVDRVGGGDSFAGGLICGLNDGRNFKSALEFAVAASALKHTIPGDFNLVTRAEVESLMGGDASGRVQR, encoded by the coding sequence ATGGCTAAGATAGTAACTATGGGTGAGATAATGCTCAGGCTTTCCACCTCAAATAACGAAAAATTTATTCAGGCTGATGAATTTGATGTAAACTACGGCGGCGGTGAGGCAAACGTTGCTGTATCACTGGCAAATTATGGCCACGATGCAGAGTTTATAACTGCAGTTCCCGATAACCCTATTGGTGCGTGCGCTGTGGCAGCACTTAGAAAGTACGGTGTAAAGACCGATAATATAGCTAAGTGCGGTGAAAGACTGGGTATCTATTTCCTGGAGACAGGTGCATCTATGAGAGCTTCAAATGTTGTATATGACAGAGCTCATTCTTCCATAGCAACAGCTACAGCTTCTAATTTTGATTTTGATAAGATATTTGCTGATGCTGACTGGTTCCATTTCACAGGTATTACTCCTGCTATATCTGATCTTGCAGCAGAAGTTACAGAGGAAGCACTTAAAGCAGCAAAGAAGCATGGTGTTACTGTATCTGTAGACCTCAACTTCCGTAAGAAGCTCTGGACCTCCGAAAAAGCTCAGAAGGTCATGACAAACCTCATGCAGTACGTAGATGTATGTATCGGCAACGAGGAGGACGCTGAAAAGGTCCTTGGCTTCAAACCGGGTGAAACCGATGTTACTAAGGGCGAGCTTGAGCTTGCCGGTTACGTTGATATATTCAATCGTATGATAGACAAGTTTGGTTTCAAGTACGTTATATCTTCTCTCCGCGAGAGCCATTCTGCATCTGATAATGACTGGTCTGCCTGCATAATGGACGGAAGCACCAGAGAATTCTATCATTCCAGAAAGTACCATATCAAGCCCATCGTTGACCGTGTGGGCGGCGGAGATTCCTTCGCAGGCGGACTTATCTGCGGACTGAATGACGGCAGGAATTTCAAGTCTGCACTTGAATTTGCAGTTGCAGCTTCTGCACTGAAGCACACTATCCCCGGTGACTTCAATCTTGTTACCCGTGCTGAGGTAGAGAGCCTCATGGGCGGTGACGCTTCCGGCAGAGTTCAGAGATGA
- a CDS encoding bifunctional 4-hydroxy-2-oxoglutarate aldolase/2-dehydro-3-deoxy-phosphogluconate aldolase, giving the protein MMDNKEFLEQLECTGIVPVIKLENTADAVNLAKALYEGGIHCAEVTFRAEGADKVIADMVKAYPDMLVGAGTVLTVEQCDRAIDAGAKFCVAPGLNPKVVEHCLSRGIPFVPGVANGSQIEQAIELGLDFVKFFPAEQAGGLPYIKAVSAPYSNMKFMPTGGVNENNLNTYLAFKKIVCCGGSWIVPDKLVKEGRWSEITDLCRSAVNKMLGFSLAHIGINCDSESDALNVSSAFEDMFGWAQKNGNSSVFAGSAVECMKSPFKGSKGHIAVSVNSVRRAVYQLSHKGIEADMSTAKYDADGRLTVVYLKNEFGGFAVHLVEKK; this is encoded by the coding sequence ATGATGGATAATAAAGAATTTCTTGAACAGCTTGAATGCACAGGTATCGTACCTGTTATAAAGCTTGAAAACACAGCTGATGCTGTCAATCTTGCAAAGGCTCTGTATGAGGGCGGTATACACTGTGCAGAGGTTACGTTCCGTGCAGAGGGCGCTGATAAGGTCATCGCAGATATGGTCAAGGCTTATCCCGATATGCTGGTCGGTGCTGGTACAGTGCTTACTGTTGAACAGTGTGACAGAGCAATAGATGCAGGTGCTAAATTCTGCGTTGCTCCCGGTCTTAATCCAAAGGTCGTTGAGCATTGTCTGTCAAGAGGCATACCATTTGTACCGGGTGTTGCCAATGGATCCCAGATAGAACAGGCTATTGAGCTCGGACTTGATTTTGTCAAGTTCTTCCCCGCAGAACAGGCAGGCGGTCTGCCCTATATCAAAGCAGTTTCCGCTCCCTATTCTAATATGAAGTTCATGCCTACAGGCGGAGTGAATGAGAATAACCTCAATACATATCTTGCATTTAAAAAGATCGTATGCTGCGGCGGAAGCTGGATAGTTCCCGATAAGCTCGTTAAGGAAGGCAGATGGTCTGAGATAACCGATCTTTGCCGTTCAGCTGTAAATAAGATGCTGGGATTCTCTCTTGCTCACATCGGTATCAACTGCGACAGTGAATCTGATGCACTTAATGTTTCTTCAGCTTTTGAAGATATGTTCGGCTGGGCACAGAAGAACGGAAACAGCAGCGTATTTGCTGGCAGTGCCGTTGAGTGTATGAAGTCGCCTTTCAAGGGCAGCAAGGGACATATCGCAGTATCCGTAAACAGTGTGCGCAGGGCTGTATATCAGCTTTCACATAAGGGCATAGAGGCTGATATGTCTACAGCTAAATACGATGCTGACGGCAGACTTACAGTAGTATATCTCAAAAACGAGTTCGGCGGATTTGCCGTACATCTTGTTGAAAAGAAGTAA
- the kduD gene encoding 2-dehydro-3-deoxy-D-gluconate 5-dehydrogenase KduD produces the protein MILDMFSLAGKVAVVTGSDTGLGQGISKAFVEAGAKVLGVSRSPSTKTQELLGEENFKYITADLSSLDAVSDIIGTAVKEFGKLDILVNNAGIIKREDSIDFSVENWDLVMNVNCRTLFFLSQAAAKQFIRQGSGGKIISIASMLSYQGGIRVPSYTASKSAVKGITMTMSNEWAKYGINVNAIAPGYMATNNTQALREDADRSAAILERIPAGRWGTPDDLMGAAVFLASSASDYVNGYTLAVDGGWLGR, from the coding sequence ATGATACTTGATATGTTCAGCCTTGCCGGAAAGGTTGCTGTCGTTACAGGCAGTGATACCGGTCTTGGTCAAGGTATTTCAAAGGCTTTTGTTGAAGCAGGTGCTAAGGTGCTCGGAGTTTCCAGATCACCCAGCACAAAAACACAGGAGCTTCTCGGTGAGGAGAACTTTAAGTATATCACTGCCGATCTTTCATCTCTTGATGCTGTAAGTGATATAATCGGTACCGCAGTCAAGGAGTTTGGCAAGCTGGATATACTTGTTAATAACGCAGGTATCATCAAGCGCGAGGATAGCATAGATTTCTCAGTCGAGAACTGGGATCTTGTCATGAACGTAAACTGCCGCACACTTTTCTTCCTGTCGCAGGCTGCCGCAAAGCAGTTTATCAGACAGGGAAGCGGCGGTAAGATCATTTCGATCGCTAGTATGCTTTCGTATCAGGGTGGTATAAGAGTACCAAGCTATACAGCAAGTAAATCTGCTGTAAAGGGTATCACCATGACAATGTCAAATGAGTGGGCTAAGTACGGTATAAACGTCAATGCCATCGCCCCCGGTTATATGGCTACAAATAATACTCAGGCTCTGCGTGAGGACGCTGACCGCAGTGCTGCTATACTCGAAAGGATACCAGCCGGAAGATGGGGCACACCTGATGACCTTATGGGAGCAGCAGTGTTCCTTGCATCTTCTGCAAGTGATTATGTCAACGGTTATACCCTTGCGGTAGACGGCGGCTGGCTTGGTAGATAA
- a CDS encoding AEC family transporter: protein MLDAFAFSANAVLPIVFLIVLGYLFKRSGLLTTEFLNVGNKLVFRVLLPVMLFLNVYSIERIRDVNIGFIIYGVAAVFAVFFLGIAVGCMITRENAKRGALIQAVFRSNYAIIGIPLAASLFGEKGAAAAGVMSAFCVPLFNILSVITLTVFGKKDDRKRPDLMGILRDIIRNPLIIGTFSGLAVLAVREVLVKNGISFRLNDISVVFRTLETLKSMCTPLALIVLGGKFEFRTAARLKREIILGTLIRTLAVPILGLGTAYFLGERLHLGGEHFASYVGVFATPVAVASAVMAKEMGADEELAGQLVIWTTLAGTFTIFIYVTILRSVGIF, encoded by the coding sequence ATGCTAGATGCTTTTGCATTTTCTGCTAACGCTGTATTGCCCATAGTTTTCCTGATCGTACTCGGATATCTGTTCAAACGCTCGGGGCTGCTTACAACAGAGTTCCTGAATGTGGGAAATAAACTGGTTTTCAGAGTTCTCCTCCCGGTAATGCTGTTTCTGAATGTTTACAGTATCGAACGTATAAGAGATGTAAATATCGGTTTCATTATATATGGTGTTGCGGCAGTGTTTGCTGTATTTTTCCTTGGAATAGCAGTCGGCTGTATGATCACAAGGGAAAACGCAAAGCGCGGGGCGCTGATACAGGCTGTATTTCGTTCTAATTATGCTATAATCGGTATACCTCTCGCGGCATCACTTTTTGGTGAAAAGGGTGCAGCAGCGGCAGGTGTCATGTCGGCGTTTTGTGTCCCCTTGTTCAATATCCTTAGTGTGATAACACTTACTGTTTTTGGTAAAAAGGATGACAGGAAAAGACCTGATCTTATGGGGATACTCAGGGATATCATCAGAAATCCCCTTATTATCGGAACATTTTCGGGGCTTGCCGTGCTTGCTGTTCGTGAGGTATTAGTTAAGAACGGAATATCTTTCCGTCTGAATGATATCTCGGTTGTATTCAGGACACTAGAAACACTGAAGTCTATGTGTACCCCTCTGGCACTTATCGTGCTGGGAGGAAAGTTTGAATTCAGGACGGCTGCCAGATTGAAACGTGAGATAATTTTAGGTACATTGATAAGAACACTGGCTGTTCCCATACTTGGTTTAGGAACTGCATATTTCCTGGGTGAAAGACTTCATCTTGGCGGAGAGCATTTTGCTTCATACGTAGGCGTGTTTGCCACACCTGTTGCAGTGGCTTCCGCTGTAATGGCGAAGGAGATGGGTGCAGATGAAGAACTTGCAGGTCAGCTGGTGATATGGACTACACTTGCGGGCACGTTCACTATATTTATATATGTGACCATTCTTCGCAGTGTTGGTATATTCTGA
- a CDS encoding glucosidase translates to MKTIKIAYIGGGSKMWARVFMNDLALTEGLGGEIALYDIDFEAAELNRRIGEKINACNDTITKWDYKVYPDIGSALDGADFVICSILPGTFDEMEYDVHLPEKYGIYQSVGDTVGPGGVLRAMRTVPIYEGFAKAIKKYCPDAWVINLTNPMTACTKTLYDVFPEIKAFGCCHEVFHAQEFLCCVVSDMLVIPRPSRQEINIDACGVNHFTWITEANYKGTDLFSLLPAFIDKYYESGYCEREGVAPDGFKNDPFLYGNKVKMDLFRRFGILAAAGDRHLVEFMNSAWYIKDKASVDKWLYHLTEVSYRKKDMAEKIARSHRLADGTESISLNRSDEEVVELMKALLGLIPPKVSNANVPNVGQMPQMPLGSVVETNCVFSHNSLKPITSRKLPEDVSALVLRNALNIENTYYGIKNRDLNRLFEAFIAQPLCSALSITEARELFSSMVDGTRYYLEPWFSDKELTLC, encoded by the coding sequence TTGAAAACAATAAAAATAGCTTATATCGGCGGCGGTTCTAAAATGTGGGCAAGGGTGTTTATGAATGATCTTGCTCTCACTGAAGGTCTTGGTGGAGAGATAGCTCTTTATGATATTGACTTTGAAGCAGCTGAACTTAACAGGCGTATAGGTGAAAAGATAAATGCCTGCAATGATACAATAACGAAGTGGGATTATAAGGTATATCCTGATATCGGCAGTGCCCTTGACGGCGCTGACTTTGTGATATGCTCCATACTTCCGGGTACATTTGATGAGATGGAGTATGATGTTCATCTCCCTGAAAAATATGGAATATATCAATCGGTCGGTGATACTGTCGGACCGGGCGGTGTTCTTCGTGCTATGCGTACAGTCCCGATATATGAAGGCTTCGCTAAGGCGATCAAGAAATATTGTCCGGATGCATGGGTGATTAATCTGACTAATCCCATGACAGCCTGCACAAAGACACTTTACGATGTTTTCCCGGAGATCAAAGCCTTTGGCTGCTGTCACGAGGTATTCCATGCACAGGAGTTCCTTTGCTGTGTAGTAAGTGATATGCTGGTTATTCCAAGACCTTCCAGACAGGAGATCAATATTGATGCCTGCGGTGTAAATCATTTTACCTGGATCACCGAAGCTAACTATAAAGGCACAGATCTTTTCAGTCTGCTCCCCGCATTCATAGATAAATACTACGAGAGCGGTTACTGCGAGCGTGAGGGAGTAGCACCTGATGGTTTTAAGAATGATCCGTTTTTGTACGGCAACAAAGTCAAGATGGATCTGTTCAGGCGCTTTGGTATACTGGCAGCTGCAGGTGACAGGCACCTTGTTGAATTCATGAACAGTGCCTGGTACATAAAGGATAAGGCTTCTGTGGACAAATGGCTTTATCATCTTACTGAGGTAAGCTATCGTAAAAAGGATATGGCTGAAAAGATAGCTCGTTCACATCGTCTTGCTGATGGTACGGAAAGCATCAGTCTGAACCGCAGTGATGAAGAAGTAGTAGAGCTTATGAAGGCACTGCTTGGTTTGATACCGCCCAAGGTATCAAATGCAAATGTCCCGAATGTTGGACAGATGCCGCAAATGCCTTTGGGTTCAGTCGTTGAGACAAACTGTGTATTCTCGCATAACAGCCTGAAGCCCATAACATCAAGAAAGCTTCCCGAGGATGTAAGCGCGCTTGTCCTTCGCAACGCATTGAATATCGAGAATACTTACTATGGTATAAAGAACCGTGATCTGAACAGATTGTTTGAGGCTTTCATAGCTCAGCCGCTTTGCAGTGCTCTTTCTATAACTGAAGCACGTGAACTGTTCAGCAGCATGGTTGACGGTACAAGGTATTATCTTGAACCATGGTTTTCTGATAAAGAGCTGACACTATGCTAG
- a CDS encoding glycoside hydrolase family 88/105 protein: MTGDKMYSDIEKYIKRLAMGSTPEKPLWNIESIRQGKPAYWNYIDGCMMTALLNASEIMNEPFYLDFCERFIDHYIGEDGTPLGYSKDKYNLDDINEGRVLFDLYRLTGKEKYKKAIMLLRDQLKDQPRTDTGNFWHKKIYPDQIWLDGIYMAQVFYVRYEKEFGSKDYSDTMEQIRNVRRYMFDEDKGLLCHGLDRSKKAFWADKETGKSQNCWLRATGWFTVALADIIEYIDNDEYKSELSDIFREVIGGIARYVDEKTGMYYQVVDQGDKNGNYLETSGSSMIAYAMMKGARLGVLDSSYSDMGRKTFDGICDKYLKISPTGEFDLGGICLVAGLGPEDNRRRDGSFEYYISEPVVENDAKGVAPFILCYTEVRRSI; this comes from the coding sequence ATGACAGGTGATAAGATGTATTCCGATATTGAAAAATATATAAAAAGACTCGCCATGGGTTCTACTCCCGAAAAACCTCTGTGGAATATCGAGAGTATCCGTCAGGGAAAGCCCGCATACTGGAATTATATAGACGGCTGCATGATGACTGCTCTCTTAAATGCTTCCGAAATAATGAATGAGCCTTTCTATCTGGATTTCTGTGAACGCTTCATAGATCACTATATCGGTGAAGACGGTACACCTCTCGGTTATTCAAAAGATAAGTATAATCTTGATGATATCAACGAGGGCAGAGTTCTGTTTGATCTGTACAGGCTCACAGGCAAGGAGAAGTATAAAAAAGCTATCATGCTTCTGAGAGATCAGCTTAAAGATCAGCCGCGTACTGATACAGGTAATTTCTGGCACAAAAAGATCTACCCCGATCAGATATGGCTTGACGGAATATATATGGCTCAAGTGTTCTATGTCAGGTACGAGAAGGAGTTCGGCAGCAAGGACTATTCTGATACAATGGAACAGATCAGGAATGTTCGTCGTTATATGTTCGATGAAGATAAGGGACTGCTGTGTCACGGCCTTGATCGTTCCAAAAAAGCTTTCTGGGCAGACAAGGAAACAGGAAAGTCTCAGAATTGCTGGCTTAGGGCAACAGGATGGTTCACTGTAGCGCTTGCTGATATCATAGAATATATCGACAATGATGAATACAAGTCTGAACTCAGTGATATATTCCGCGAAGTCATTGGTGGTATTGCCCGTTATGTTGATGAAAAGACCGGTATGTACTATCAGGTCGTTGATCAGGGTGACAAAAACGGTAATTATCTCGAAACAAGCGGAAGCAGTATGATAGCTTATGCTATGATGAAGGGTGCAAGACTTGGTGTACTTGACAGCTCATATTCAGATATGGGCAGAAAGACCTTTGATGGTATATGCGATAAGTATTTGAAGATAAGTCCCACAGGAGAATTTGATCTCGGAGGTATATGCCTTGTTGCAGGGCTTGGTCCCGAGGATAACCGAAGACGTGACGGAAGCTTTGAATACTATATCTCAGAACCTGTGGTAGAAAATGATGCAAAAGGTGTAGCTCCTTTCATACTGTGCTATACCGAGGTTAGAAGATCAATTTAA
- a CDS encoding glycoside hydrolase family 28 protein, producing the protein MINTIFIGSVSACFEIDNDLAYHSKEKYTVCLDGKALFESDTNVFSVFDLMPDREYVLEISGEDPVTFRTAKESCAVSVRDFGAKGDGFSDDTVSIQTAINCLPNNGRLYFPEGVYLTAPIVLKSHITLDISEKAKLLGLPDQSAYNVIPGTAKDIITGEDIHFGTWEGNAVPMHQALIFAEYAEDIRIVGRGVIDGNAEAGGWWENVKERNIPRPRLLFFNRCKLITVHGITVCNAASWQIHPYFSSYLHFLDLDITAPKDSPNTDALDPEACDNVWISGCRFSVGDDCIAIKSGKIDIGRKFKQPAENHNIRNCLMQFGHGAVTLGSEMAGGVRNLTVERCIFDHTDRGLRIKTRRGRGKDAVIDGVLFEKMKMNGVLTPIVINMWYNCCDPDRYSEYNTTREKLPVDDRTPYLGKFTFRDMECLDCSVAACYCDGLPEMPISEINVEDIHFTFADDARPGIPAMKNNAVEMCKAGMYFDNVDKLSIKNVTIDGCIGDKLIVGNVGELIKE; encoded by the coding sequence ATGATAAATACTATATTCATAGGCTCTGTAAGTGCCTGCTTCGAGATCGATAACGATCTTGCATATCACAGTAAGGAAAAATATACTGTATGTCTTGACGGCAAGGCTCTTTTTGAATCAGATACGAATGTATTTTCTGTGTTTGATCTTATGCCCGACAGGGAGTATGTTCTTGAAATATCCGGTGAAGATCCGGTAACATTCAGGACAGCTAAGGAATCCTGCGCTGTTAGTGTCAGGGATTTCGGTGCAAAGGGTGACGGTTTCAGCGATGACACTGTTAGCATCCAGACTGCAATAAATTGTCTGCCGAATAACGGAAGGCTGTATTTCCCCGAGGGCGTATATCTTACTGCGCCGATCGTCCTGAAAAGTCATATCACTCTCGATATCTCTGAAAAAGCGAAACTTCTTGGCTTGCCGGATCAGTCAGCATATAATGTGATACCCGGTACAGCCAAGGATATCATTACCGGAGAAGATATACATTTCGGCACATGGGAGGGTAATGCAGTACCCATGCATCAGGCTCTCATTTTTGCTGAATATGCTGAGGATATAAGGATCGTCGGCAGAGGTGTGATAGACGGAAACGCTGAGGCAGGCGGTTGGTGGGAGAACGTCAAGGAAAGAAATATCCCAAGACCAAGACTTCTGTTTTTCAACCGCTGCAAGCTGATCACCGTACACGGTATAACTGTATGTAATGCAGCTTCCTGGCAGATACATCCGTACTTTTCATCCTATCTGCATTTTCTCGATCTTGATATCACTGCTCCTAAGGATAGTCCCAATACCGATGCCCTCGATCCCGAAGCCTGCGATAATGTTTGGATATCAGGCTGCAGATTCAGTGTCGGTGATGACTGCATAGCTATCAAGTCAGGAAAGATTGATATCGGCAGAAAATTCAAACAGCCTGCTGAGAACCATAATATCAGGAATTGTCTTATGCAGTTCGGTCATGGAGCTGTCACCCTTGGCAGCGAAATGGCAGGCGGAGTAAGAAATCTGACGGTTGAACGCTGCATCTTTGATCATACAGATCGCGGACTCAGGATCAAGACACGCCGCGGCAGAGGAAAGGACGCTGTCATAGACGGAGTGCTTTTTGAAAAGATGAAAATGAACGGTGTGCTTACACCTATAGTAATAAATATGTGGTATAACTGCTGTGATCCCGACAGGTATTCCGAGTATAATACTACCCGTGAGAAGCTGCCTGTTGATGACAGAACTCCGTATCTCGGTAAATTTACTTTCCGTGATATGGAATGCCTGGATTGCAGTGTTGCTGCCTGCTACTGTGACGGTCTGCCGGAAATGCCTATCAGTGAGATAAATGTTGAGGATATACATTTTACATTTGCTGATGATGCTCGCCCCGGTATACCTGCCATGAAGAACAATGCAGTAGAGATGTGCAAGGCAGGAATGTATTTTGATAATGTAGATAAGCTTTCTATAAAGAATGTAACCATTGATGGCTGCATCGGAGATAAACTTATCGTTGGAAATGTGGGGGAGCTTATAAAGGAATGA
- a CDS encoding ABC transporter ATP-binding protein yields MSDLKLQHLEKIYDNKVQAVYDFDLDVKDGELIVLVGPSGCGKSTTLRMVAGLEDISKGKLLIDGKDVTRMPPKDRDIAMVFQNYALYGHMTIYENMAFSLMLRKENKNEIHQKVLAAAEILDLTSQLNKKPSQLSGGQRQRVAMGRAIVRKPKVFLFDEPLSNLDAKLRSATRREILLLHKRLNATMLYVTHDQTEALTLADRIVCMSMGHVQQIGTPLELYDTPANLFVASFIGLPPMNLFDVVIKNGQAVSSDICVKLTDEETEMLSAYEGITVTMGVRPENVVEGGNITVDVISNENLGYNTLVNGMAGKHKITCKFREWCNYKLGDKVNVSFNKKHFFDKETTMAIR; encoded by the coding sequence ATGAGCGATCTTAAATTACAACATCTTGAAAAGATCTATGACAACAAGGTACAGGCTGTATATGACTTCGACCTTGATGTAAAAGACGGTGAGCTTATAGTACTGGTAGGACCTTCGGGCTGCGGTAAATCCACTACTCTGCGTATGGTGGCCGGTCTTGAAGATATATCAAAGGGTAAGCTCCTTATCGACGGCAAGGACGTTACACGTATGCCGCCCAAGGACCGTGATATCGCAATGGTCTTTCAGAATTACGCGCTTTACGGACATATGACCATTTATGAGAATATGGCTTTCTCACTTATGCTGCGTAAAGAAAATAAAAATGAGATACATCAGAAAGTGCTTGCTGCTGCGGAGATACTTGATCTTACCAGCCAACTCAACAAAAAGCCCTCACAGCTTTCGGGCGGTCAGCGTCAGAGAGTTGCCATGGGCAGAGCTATAGTACGTAAGCCAAAGGTTTTCCTGTTTGACGAACCATTGTCAAACCTTGATGCAAAACTCAGAAGTGCAACACGTAGAGAGATACTTCTCCTCCACAAAAGGTTGAATGCCACTATGCTATATGTGACCCATGACCAGACCGAAGCCCTGACACTTGCTGACAGGATCGTCTGTATGTCCATGGGTCATGTACAGCAGATAGGTACACCGCTGGAGCTGTATGATACTCCCGCTAATCTCTTCGTAGCAAGCTTTATCGGTCTGCCCCCCATGAACCTGTTCGATGTCGTTATCAAGAACGGTCAGGCAGTCAGCAGTGATATTTGCGTAAAGCTTACTGATGAAGAAACTGAAATGCTTTCAGCTTATGAAGGTATAACCGTTACTATGGGCGTTCGTCCCGAAAATGTAGTTGAGGGCGGCAATATAACAGTGGATGTCATTTCAAATGAGAACCTTGGTTATAATACCCTCGTTAACGGTATGGCTGGCAAACACAAGATAACCTGTAAGTTCCGTGAATGGTGCAATTACAAGTTAGGTGATAAGGTAAATGTTTCATTCAATAAGAAGCATTTCTTTGATAAAGAAACTACAATGGCGATAAGATGA
- a CDS encoding carbohydrate ABC transporter permease, translated as MRRKLEMSELIFKLLSYLLLTMFAVGCLYPFIYTISSAISGYAEVRDSKIVLFPKNTQFDAFKDVFSDNVFWNAYTNTLFLTFYGTLWEMMLSIFGAYALSKKRLLFRKTFNFFLVFTMWFSAGLVPQYLNYLATKRVFQGVGIVDDKWLVVIAMGMQAMNIILLRNAFEGVPSEIEEAAIVDGATELQVLWRVYLPMSKSILATVALFFGISRWNGYFWARQMISSPNEQPLQVYMRLRLEEYSDPELTTNWQLSHNYAPDSVIYALIVCSIIPILVIYPFIQKYFAKGVNVGGVKE; from the coding sequence ATGAGAAGAAAACTTGAGATGTCAGAGCTTATATTCAAGCTGTTGAGTTATCTGCTGCTGACGATGTTTGCAGTCGGATGTCTGTATCCGTTCATTTATACCATATCTTCTGCTATAAGCGGATATGCTGAAGTAAGAGATTCAAAGATAGTGCTTTTCCCTAAGAATACGCAGTTCGATGCGTTCAAGGATGTATTCAGCGACAATGTATTCTGGAATGCTTATACTAATACTCTTTTCCTTACCTTCTACGGTACACTGTGGGAAATGATGCTCTCAATATTCGGAGCGTATGCCCTTTCTAAGAAAAGACTACTTTTCAGAAAGACCTTCAACTTCTTCCTGGTATTCACAATGTGGTTCAGCGCAGGTCTTGTACCTCAGTATCTGAACTACCTTGCAACCAAGCGAGTATTCCAGGGTGTAGGTATAGTCGATGACAAATGGCTCGTCGTTATTGCCATGGGTATGCAGGCTATGAATATCATTCTTCTGCGAAACGCCTTTGAGGGTGTTCCCTCCGAGATAGAAGAGGCAGCCATCGTTGACGGTGCTACCGAGCTTCAGGTGCTTTGGAGAGTTTATCTGCCAATGAGCAAATCCATACTTGCGACAGTCGCTCTGTTCTTCGGTATTTCAAGATGGAACGGTTACTTCTGGGCAAGACAGATGATCTCCAGTCCTAACGAACAGCCGCTGCAGGTATATATGAGACTTCGTCTGGAGGAATACTCAGACCCCGAGCTCACTACTAACTGGCAGCTGAGCCATAACTATGCACCTGATTCGGTAATATATGCACTTATCGTATGCTCGATAATACCCATACTTGTGATATACCCGTTCATTCAGAAATATTTTGCCAAGGGCGTTAACGTCGGCGGCGTGAAGGAATAA